In Phragmites australis chromosome 16, lpPhrAust1.1, whole genome shotgun sequence, one DNA window encodes the following:
- the LOC133895416 gene encoding uncharacterized protein LOC133895416: MASTRPGTTAGLPPPWSRLEGQVVLVTGASSGIGREFCLDLARAGCRVVAAARRTDRLRSLCEEINDSVAAGPPRAVAVELDVAAGGSALDAAVQRAWDAFGRVDALVNNAGLRGGVHSPLDWPDDEWDKLIKTNLTGLWLVAKHVCRRMRDAKLKGSVINISSIAGLNRGHLPGSIGYASSKSAVHYATKIMALELGAYGIRVNSVAPGLFKSEITSPLLQKRWLNTVASKIVPLKTHGTTDPALTSLVRFLIHEASSYVTGNIFVVDSGVTLPGVPIFSSL; this comes from the exons ATGGCGTCGACGCGGCCGGGGACGACGGCTGGGTTGCCGCCGCCGTGGAGCAGGCTGGAGGGGCAGGTGGTGCTGGTGACGGGCGCGTCCTCCGGCATCGGCCGCGAGTTCTGCCTCGACCTGGCGCGCGCCGGCTGccgcgtcgtcgccgccgcccgccgcacCGACCGCCTCCGTTCTCTCTGCGAGGAGATCAACGACTCCGTGGCCGCCGGGCCCCCCCGGGCGGTGGCCGTGGAGCTCGACGTCGCCGCCGGGGGCTCGGCCTTGGATGCCGCTGTGCAGAGGGCATGGGACGCCTTCGGCCGCGTCGACGCCTTGGTCAACAACGCTGGCCTCCGAG GAGGAGTGCATTCGCCACTGGATTGGCCTGACGATGAGTGGGACAAACTCATCAAGACGAACCTCACCGGATTATGGCTTGTCGCCAAACATGTCTGCAGACGCATGCGTGATGCCAAGCTAAAGGGTTCAGTAATTAACATTTCGTCTATTGCTGGTCTTAACCGTGGGCATCTGCCTGGCTCCATTGGATACGCATCGTCCAAGTCTGCTGTGCATTATGCCACAAAG ATAATGGCTTTGGAATTAGGAGCATACGGCATTAGAGTGAACTCAGTTGCACCTGGACTATTCAAATCAGAGATAACCAGTCCTCTATTGCAAAAGAGATGGTTGAACACTGTTGCTTCAAAGATAGTGCCTCTTAAGACGCATGGGACTACTGATCCAGCATTGACTTCTCTAGTTCGTTTCCTGATCCATGAAGCATCGTCCTATGTGACCGGCAACATCTTCGTTGTAGATTCAGGTGTCACCTTACCTGGTGTTCCAATATTCTCTTCCCTGTAA